One genomic region from Jiangella sp. DSM 45060 encodes:
- a CDS encoding MFS transporter, translating into MNSQARRIQSIYITLILGNTLAASFIWGINTLFLLDAGLSNLEAFAANAFYTVGVVLFEVPTGVIADTWGRRVSYLLGTVTLAVTTALYYLMWQISAPFWAWAVVSALLGLGFTFFSGAVEAWLVDALHHAGYDGSLETVFGRGQMVSGVAMLGGSVAGGVIAQVTDLGVPFLLRAGVLLAMFVVAGLLMRDLGFTPDRSAGAARAVRGVWSASIEHGLKNPPVRWIMLAAPFVSGVSFYGFYAMQPYLLELYGDPDAYSIAGLAAAAIAGAQVVGGYLAPHVRRLFRKRTTALIGGTVASAAILGLLGLTEAFWVAIVLLVLWALVFAAETPIRQAYLNDMIPSKQRATVLSFDSLVGNTGGIVVQPALGRAADVYGYGTSLAIGGAIQLLAAPFLVLSRRQGSSADVAVTVSGAPVVTDPPVPPAPPAPPDEKLQR; encoded by the coding sequence ATGAACTCCCAGGCTCGCCGCATCCAGAGCATCTACATCACGCTGATTCTCGGCAACACCCTGGCCGCCTCGTTCATCTGGGGCATCAACACGCTGTTCCTGCTCGACGCCGGGCTGAGCAACCTCGAGGCGTTCGCCGCCAACGCGTTCTACACGGTCGGCGTGGTGCTCTTCGAGGTTCCGACGGGGGTCATCGCCGACACCTGGGGGCGCCGGGTGTCGTACCTGCTCGGCACCGTGACCCTCGCCGTGACGACCGCGCTGTACTACCTGATGTGGCAGATCAGCGCGCCGTTCTGGGCGTGGGCCGTGGTGTCGGCGCTACTCGGCCTGGGGTTCACGTTCTTCTCCGGCGCGGTCGAAGCGTGGCTGGTCGACGCCCTGCACCACGCTGGATACGACGGCAGCCTCGAGACGGTCTTCGGCCGCGGCCAGATGGTCTCGGGCGTGGCGATGCTCGGTGGGTCGGTCGCCGGCGGCGTGATCGCCCAGGTGACCGACCTGGGGGTGCCGTTCCTGCTGCGGGCGGGCGTGCTGTTGGCGATGTTCGTCGTTGCGGGTCTGCTGATGCGCGATCTCGGCTTCACGCCGGACCGGTCGGCGGGCGCGGCGCGGGCGGTGCGCGGCGTGTGGTCGGCGTCCATCGAGCACGGCCTGAAGAATCCCCCGGTGCGCTGGATCATGCTGGCCGCGCCGTTCGTGTCCGGCGTCAGTTTCTATGGCTTCTACGCGATGCAGCCCTACCTCTTGGAGCTGTACGGCGACCCCGACGCCTACTCGATCGCCGGCCTGGCCGCAGCCGCCATCGCCGGGGCCCAGGTGGTCGGCGGATACCTCGCACCGCACGTCCGGCGGCTGTTCCGCAAGCGGACGACGGCGCTGATCGGCGGCACGGTGGCCAGCGCGGCGATCCTGGGGCTGCTCGGCCTCACCGAGGCGTTCTGGGTGGCGATCGTGCTGCTGGTGCTGTGGGCCCTCGTGTTCGCCGCGGAGACGCCGATCCGGCAGGCCTACCTCAACGACATGATCCCGTCCAAACAGCGGGCGACGGTGCTGTCGTTCGACTCGCTCGTCGGCAACACCGGCGGCATCGTCGTCCAGCCCGCCCTCGGCCGGGCCGCGGACGTGTATGGCTACGGCACGTCGCTGGCGATCGGCGGCGCGATCCAGCTGCTGGCGGCGCCGTTCCTGGTGCTGAGCCGCCGGCAGGGCTCGTCGGCGGACGTCGCCGTCACCGTGTCCGGCGCACCGGTCGTGACGGATCCGCCGGTTCCGCCCGCTCCGCCCGCGCCGCCGGACGAGAAGCTACAGCGTTGA
- a CDS encoding M56 family metallopeptidase yields the protein MTETTPVVLLVLALLLTGPAPALLARASWPLRAPRAALVLWQAVALAAVLSALGAGASAGTLVVTHPSPSVWLVVLHAAALLLTVVVVARLLWSAHTLGMTLRARRRRQRHVVDLVGRPDQRAPGALVVDVARPVAYCIPGVRSRVVVSAPALDALGSDETAAVLAHERAHVRARHDLVLEGFGVLHDAFPRFVRSSVALDSAAGLVEMLADDAARRRSGAVPLARALARMADAPVPAGALGSGSVTPAVRIRRLAAAPGPQPWLIAGLAYAVAAALVAVPTVAVAVPWLTALSRALLP from the coding sequence GTGACCGAGACCACGCCCGTTGTCCTGCTGGTCCTGGCGTTGCTGCTGACCGGCCCGGCGCCGGCGCTGCTGGCCCGGGCGTCGTGGCCGCTGCGGGCGCCGCGGGCGGCGCTGGTGCTGTGGCAGGCGGTCGCGCTGGCGGCGGTGCTGTCGGCGCTCGGCGCGGGCGCGTCGGCGGGGACGCTCGTCGTGACCCATCCGTCGCCGTCGGTCTGGCTGGTGGTGCTGCACGCGGCGGCGCTGCTGCTGACTGTGGTGGTCGTCGCACGGCTGCTGTGGTCGGCGCACACGCTGGGCATGACGCTGCGGGCCCGCCGTCGCCGGCAACGCCACGTCGTCGACCTCGTCGGGCGCCCTGACCAGCGCGCGCCGGGCGCCCTGGTCGTCGACGTCGCGCGGCCGGTGGCGTACTGCATTCCGGGGGTGCGCTCGCGCGTGGTGGTGTCGGCGCCGGCGCTCGACGCGCTGGGCTCCGACGAGACCGCGGCCGTCCTGGCGCACGAGCGGGCGCACGTCCGGGCCCGCCACGACCTCGTCCTCGAGGGCTTCGGCGTGCTGCACGACGCGTTCCCGCGGTTCGTGCGCAGCTCGGTCGCCCTCGACTCCGCCGCCGGCCTCGTCGAGATGCTCGCCGACGACGCCGCCCGGCGACGCAGCGGCGCGGTGCCACTGGCGCGGGCGCTGGCCCGCATGGCCGACGCCCCCGTGCCCGCCGGCGCCCTCGGGTCCGGCTCCGTGACGCCCGCGGTCCGCATCCGCCGTCTCGCCGCCGCTCCGGGCCCGCAGCCGTGGCTGATCGCGGGGCTGGCCTACGCGGTTGCCGCGGCGCTCGTGGCGGTGCCGACCGTCGCGGTCGCGGTGCCCTGGCTGACGGCTTTGTCGCGCGCGCTGCTGCCCTGA
- a CDS encoding Glu/Leu/Phe/Val dehydrogenase — MDLPGDVAEVLATSYREVSVQVPLRRDDGSLVVAQGYRVQHNGARGPYKGGLRYHADADLDEVRALAALMTWKTALLDLPFGGAKGGIRIDPATLSQRELQSLTRTFALSLSHVLGAYRDIPAPDVNTNAQVMAWFMDAYSSRHGYTPAAVTGKPIEMGGAPGREAATGRGLVYVVEAAARRWGWDLTGKRVVVQGFGNVGSWAAREFAALGARVVAVSDVRGGVVNDRGLDVDGLVRTVSGGGSVTEIDVAHTPIGLDELMTMECDILVPAALGNAITEDNAAAVAAAVVVEGANHPVTPAADRILADRGVRVVPDILANGGGVTGSYFEWTQNIQQFRWREERFNAELGDRLQSAFTQVADRAEDTGSSYRLAAYSIALDRVARAVRLRGYV; from the coding sequence GTGGACCTGCCCGGCGACGTCGCCGAGGTTCTGGCCACCAGCTACCGGGAAGTGAGCGTCCAGGTTCCGCTGCGCCGCGACGACGGAAGCCTGGTGGTGGCGCAGGGCTACCGCGTGCAGCACAACGGTGCTCGCGGCCCGTACAAGGGCGGGTTGCGCTATCACGCCGATGCCGATCTCGATGAGGTCCGTGCCCTTGCCGCGCTCATGACCTGGAAGACCGCACTGCTCGACCTGCCGTTCGGGGGCGCCAAGGGCGGGATCCGGATCGACCCGGCCACGCTCTCGCAACGTGAGCTGCAGTCGCTGACGCGGACCTTCGCGTTGTCGCTGAGCCACGTCCTGGGCGCCTACCGCGATATCCCCGCGCCCGACGTGAACACCAATGCGCAGGTGATGGCGTGGTTCATGGACGCCTACAGCAGCCGGCACGGGTACACGCCGGCCGCCGTCACCGGCAAGCCGATCGAGATGGGCGGCGCGCCGGGGCGCGAGGCGGCGACCGGGCGTGGGCTGGTGTACGTCGTCGAGGCGGCGGCGCGGCGCTGGGGGTGGGATCTCACCGGGAAAAGGGTGGTCGTCCAGGGTTTCGGCAACGTCGGCTCGTGGGCGGCGCGGGAGTTCGCGGCCCTCGGCGCCCGCGTGGTGGCGGTCAGCGACGTGCGTGGCGGCGTCGTCAATGATCGCGGCCTCGACGTCGACGGACTGGTGCGGACGGTGTCCGGGGGCGGCTCGGTCACGGAGATCGACGTCGCTCACACGCCCATCGGCCTCGACGAACTGATGACGATGGAGTGCGACATCCTCGTGCCGGCCGCGCTCGGCAACGCCATCACCGAGGACAACGCCGCCGCGGTCGCCGCGGCGGTCGTCGTCGAGGGGGCGAACCATCCGGTCACCCCGGCAGCGGACCGTATCCTGGCCGATCGCGGCGTCCGAGTCGTGCCCGACATCCTCGCCAACGGCGGCGGCGTCACCGGTTCGTACTTCGAGTGGACTCAGAATATCCAGCAGTTCCGCTGGAGGGAGGAACGCTTCAACGCGGAGCTGGGCGATCGCCTGCAGAGCGCTTTCACCCAGGTCGCCGACAGGGCCGAGGACACCGGCTCCAGCTACCGGTTGGCCGCGTACTCGATCGCCCTCGATCGCGTCGCCCGCGCTGTCCGGCTGCGCGGTTACGTCTAG
- a CDS encoding helix-turn-helix transcriptional regulator, with translation MHAFDVLGDPVRRRILELLADGELTSGAVTSVIQQEFGISQPAVSQHLRVLRESGFATVRPDGARRLYAVSTEPLRDVDVWLDRFRRFWTPPLDALATELARGKRQRRLQQQAGHDPDQENSP, from the coding sequence ATGCATGCCTTCGACGTGCTCGGCGACCCGGTGCGCCGCCGGATCCTGGAGCTGCTCGCCGACGGCGAGCTGACCTCCGGCGCCGTCACGTCGGTCATCCAGCAGGAGTTCGGCATCTCGCAGCCGGCGGTGTCGCAGCATCTCAGGGTGCTGCGCGAGTCCGGGTTCGCCACCGTGCGGCCCGACGGCGCCCGCCGGCTGTACGCCGTCAGCACCGAACCGCTCCGCGACGTCGACGTGTGGCTCGACCGCTTCCGCCGGTTCTGGACCCCTCCGCTGGACGCGCTGGCCACCGAGCTGGCCAGGGGCAAGCGGCAACGCCGGCTGCAGCAGCAGGCCGGCCACGATCCGGACCAGGAGAACTCCCCATGA
- the rsmI gene encoding 16S rRNA (cytidine(1402)-2'-O)-methyltransferase: protein MANSTTDGVLVLAGTPIGDAGDAPPRLAAELAAADVVAAEDTRRLLRLTSSLGVTIAGRLVSYFEGNESARTPELLAALTDGARVVLVTDAGMPSVSDPGYRLVAAAVAAGVRVTSVPGPSAVLTALAVSGLPVDRFCFEGFPPRRPGERSRTFAALADEQRTMVFFESRHRLADTLTAMAAAFGADRPAAVCRELTKTHEEVRRGPLGELASWATADGPLGEITLVVQGAPPRSATATPADAVAQVVEREAAGVRRKEAIAEVARELGLPKREVYAAVVAAKDAAD, encoded by the coding sequence GTGGCGAACTCGACGACGGACGGTGTCCTGGTGCTGGCCGGCACCCCGATCGGCGACGCCGGCGACGCTCCGCCGCGGCTCGCGGCCGAGCTGGCGGCTGCTGACGTGGTGGCGGCGGAGGACACCCGGCGGCTGCTCCGGCTGACGTCGTCGCTGGGTGTGACGATCGCCGGGCGGCTGGTGTCGTACTTCGAAGGCAACGAGTCCGCGCGCACGCCGGAGCTGCTGGCCGCGCTGACCGACGGCGCCCGCGTGGTGCTGGTGACCGACGCCGGCATGCCGTCGGTGTCCGACCCCGGGTACCGACTGGTGGCGGCGGCGGTGGCGGCGGGCGTCCGGGTGACGTCCGTACCCGGGCCGTCGGCGGTGCTGACGGCGCTCGCCGTCAGCGGGCTGCCGGTCGACCGGTTCTGCTTCGAGGGCTTCCCGCCGCGCCGGCCTGGGGAGCGGTCGCGGACGTTCGCCGCGCTGGCCGACGAGCAGCGGACGATGGTGTTCTTCGAGTCGAGGCACCGGCTGGCCGACACGCTGACGGCGATGGCGGCGGCGTTCGGCGCGGACCGTCCGGCGGCGGTGTGCCGCGAGCTGACCAAGACGCACGAGGAGGTCCGGCGCGGGCCGCTGGGCGAACTCGCCTCGTGGGCGACGGCGGACGGGCCGCTCGGCGAGATCACGCTGGTGGTGCAGGGCGCGCCACCCCGCTCGGCGACCGCCACCCCGGCCGACGCGGTGGCGCAGGTGGTCGAGCGCGAGGCGGCCGGTGTGCGCCGCAAGGAGGCCATCGCGGAGGTCGCCCGGGAACTGGGGTTGCCGAAGCGCGAGGTCTACGCGGCGGTCGTGGCGGCGAAGGACGCCGCCGACTGA
- a CDS encoding cytochrome ubiquinol oxidase subunit I: MDVLDLARWQFGITTVVHFFFVPFTISMAFLVAIMQSVWMRTKSERWLRLTKFFGKLLLINLAVGVVTGLVQEFQFGMNWSDFSRFVGDVFGAPLAMEALLAFYLESVFVGVWIFGWGRIPPKIHLATIWVTAFGTLLSAYFILAANSFMQHPVGYEINEEAGRAELTDIWAVLTNKVLLVTFPHTIFAAFMVGGGVVAAVAMWHLIRGARHPEDAEPGAPSDRGAFRTALRIGAVTVLVGGIGVAVSGDFQGKVMTEVQPMKMAAAEALYETQQPAPFSLFTIGTLDGSEAIYSIEVPQLLSFLGTGSFDGEVQGINDLQAQYEEEFGPGDYSPNIPVTYWTFRMMITMGGLAGLIALWQLWATRRGRVPTSPWALRVTAVLPLLPLAGNALGWIFTEMGRQPWLVFGLMPTASGISPSTTARTVFISLAAFTVLYAGLTWLWVHLLVKHARPGLPDVAPPPPRDEDDDADKPLSFAY, translated from the coding sequence ATGGACGTGCTGGACCTCGCCCGCTGGCAGTTCGGCATCACGACGGTGGTGCACTTCTTCTTCGTCCCGTTCACCATCTCGATGGCGTTCCTCGTCGCGATCATGCAGTCGGTGTGGATGCGCACGAAGAGCGAGCGCTGGCTGCGGCTCACCAAGTTCTTCGGGAAGCTGCTGCTCATCAACCTCGCCGTCGGCGTGGTCACCGGCCTCGTGCAGGAGTTCCAGTTCGGCATGAACTGGAGCGACTTCAGCCGGTTCGTCGGCGACGTGTTCGGCGCGCCGCTGGCGATGGAGGCGCTGCTCGCGTTCTACCTCGAGTCGGTGTTCGTCGGCGTCTGGATCTTCGGCTGGGGCCGCATCCCGCCGAAGATCCACCTGGCCACGATCTGGGTCACGGCGTTCGGGACGCTGCTGTCGGCGTACTTCATCCTGGCCGCGAACTCGTTCATGCAGCACCCCGTCGGCTACGAGATCAACGAGGAGGCCGGCCGCGCCGAGCTGACCGACATCTGGGCGGTGCTGACGAACAAGGTGCTGCTGGTCACGTTCCCGCACACGATCTTCGCCGCGTTCATGGTCGGCGGCGGCGTGGTGGCGGCCGTCGCGATGTGGCACCTGATCCGCGGCGCGCGCCACCCGGAGGACGCCGAGCCCGGCGCGCCGTCGGACCGTGGCGCGTTCCGTACCGCGCTGCGCATCGGCGCCGTCACCGTCCTCGTCGGCGGCATCGGGGTCGCGGTCTCCGGCGACTTCCAGGGCAAGGTCATGACCGAGGTGCAGCCGATGAAGATGGCCGCCGCCGAGGCGCTGTACGAGACGCAGCAGCCGGCGCCGTTCTCGCTGTTCACCATCGGCACGCTGGACGGCAGCGAGGCGATCTACTCGATCGAGGTGCCGCAGCTGCTGTCGTTCCTCGGGACCGGCTCGTTCGACGGCGAGGTCCAGGGCATCAACGACCTGCAGGCGCAGTACGAGGAGGAGTTCGGCCCGGGCGACTACAGCCCGAACATCCCGGTCACGTACTGGACGTTCCGGATGATGATCACGATGGGCGGGCTGGCCGGGCTGATCGCGCTCTGGCAGCTGTGGGCGACCAGACGCGGACGGGTGCCGACGTCGCCGTGGGCGCTGCGCGTCACGGCGGTGCTCCCGCTCCTTCCGCTGGCCGGCAACGCCCTCGGCTGGATCTTCACCGAGATGGGCCGGCAGCCGTGGCTGGTGTTCGGCCTGATGCCGACGGCGTCCGGCATCAGCCCCAGCACCACCGCCCGGACGGTGTTCATCTCGCTGGCCGCGTTCACCGTCCTCTACGCGGGCCTGACCTGGCTGTGGGTGCACCTGCTGGTCAAGCACGCGCGGCCGGGCCTGCCCGACGTCGCGCCACCGCCGCCACGCGACGAGGACGACGACGCCGACAAGCCGCTGAGCTTCGCGTACTGA
- a CDS encoding MFS transporter, producing the protein MTIMTDAGETVRWRGGYGRLWSAAVLSRFGDAVRNVAFPLVAAGLTTSPFLLSVVSAAGYLPWLLFGLLGGALADRVDRRRAMWMVDVVRGLLVAAFAVALALGQAHLAVLAVLAFALTTLQTLFDNAASAILPTLVPRAALPSANARLMTGQALAGTFLGAPAAGLLVTAGVALPFAVDAATYLVAAALIASLPRSAVGVAGRPAGSTLRTEIAVGVRRLWHDRLLRGGCLANLLGNLVIGGLQALLVLIITRWAGASDVVFGLVLAAYGAGGVVGGLVATRVGRWVGGGRRPWCWRWPCRPAVCSSSAACPIPRRRRPPSRSSGWPAWW; encoded by the coding sequence ATGACGATCATGACGGACGCCGGCGAGACGGTGCGCTGGCGCGGCGGGTACGGGCGGCTGTGGTCGGCCGCGGTCCTGTCGCGCTTCGGCGACGCCGTGCGCAATGTGGCGTTTCCGCTGGTCGCGGCTGGTCTGACGACGTCGCCGTTCCTGTTGTCGGTGGTGTCGGCGGCCGGCTACCTGCCGTGGCTGCTGTTCGGGCTGCTCGGCGGCGCCCTGGCCGACCGGGTCGACCGGCGCCGGGCCATGTGGATGGTCGACGTCGTGCGGGGGCTGCTGGTGGCGGCGTTCGCGGTGGCGCTGGCGCTCGGGCAGGCGCACCTCGCCGTGCTGGCGGTGCTCGCGTTCGCGCTGACCACCTTGCAGACGCTGTTCGACAACGCGGCCTCGGCCATCCTGCCCACCTTGGTGCCGCGGGCGGCGCTGCCGTCGGCCAACGCGCGGCTGATGACCGGTCAGGCGCTGGCCGGCACGTTCCTCGGCGCACCGGCGGCCGGGCTGCTGGTCACGGCGGGCGTGGCGCTGCCGTTCGCGGTCGACGCGGCGACGTATCTGGTGGCGGCGGCGCTCATCGCGTCGCTGCCACGGTCCGCGGTGGGGGTGGCGGGCCGGCCTGCTGGGTCGACGCTGCGGACGGAGATCGCGGTGGGCGTGCGGCGGCTCTGGCACGACCGCCTGCTGCGCGGCGGCTGCCTGGCGAACCTGCTGGGCAATCTGGTGATCGGCGGGCTCCAGGCGCTGCTGGTGCTCATCATCACCCGCTGGGCCGGCGCCTCCGACGTCGTGTTCGGGCTGGTGCTGGCGGCATATGGCGCAGGTGGGGTGGTGGGTGGGCTGGTGGCGACGCGGGTCGGGCGGTGGGTGGGCGGCGGGCGGCGGCCATGGTGCTGGCGCTGGCCGTGCAGACCGGCTGTCTGCTCGTCATCGGCGGCGTGCCCCATCCCGCGGCGACGGCGGCCGCCCTCGCGGTCTTCGGGGTGGCCGGCATGGTGGTGA
- a CDS encoding nuclear transport factor 2 family protein, with the protein MIPAAQLTDPTVRALVAAINDGDRAAFLGLLTPDAVLTDDGSQRDLEDWIDREIFTVNGHLEVESQSSDGRSLVAAYRNDTWGQMRTSWSFTVVDGRISLLATGQA; encoded by the coding sequence ATGATCCCCGCCGCGCAGCTCACCGATCCCACCGTCCGTGCCCTGGTCGCCGCCATCAACGACGGCGACCGCGCCGCCTTCCTGGGCTTGCTCACCCCCGACGCCGTCCTCACCGACGACGGCTCGCAGCGCGACCTCGAGGACTGGATCGACCGCGAGATCTTCACCGTCAACGGCCACCTGGAGGTCGAGTCCCAGTCGTCGGACGGACGGTCGCTGGTCGCGGCCTACCGCAACGACACGTGGGGCCAGATGCGCACGTCCTGGTCCTTCACCGTCGTCGACGGCAGGATCAGCCTTCTCGCGACCGGCCAGGCCTGA
- a CDS encoding BlaI/MecI/CopY family transcriptional regulator — protein sequence MPGRARLGELERAVMEQLWALRAPATVRQVHEALAGSRDIAYTTVMTVLDRLARKGSAEQIRDGRAYRYRPAFSRDELTAELMHEALDTVDGSDRTAALLRFVGSASEDDARALREALEAVERSARDSA from the coding sequence GTGCCAGGACGTGCCCGACTCGGTGAACTCGAACGCGCCGTCATGGAGCAGTTGTGGGCGCTGCGCGCGCCGGCCACCGTCCGTCAGGTGCACGAGGCGCTGGCCGGGTCGCGCGACATCGCGTACACGACGGTCATGACGGTGCTCGATCGGCTGGCCCGCAAGGGGTCGGCAGAGCAGATCCGCGACGGCCGCGCCTACCGCTACCGGCCCGCGTTCAGCCGCGACGAGCTCACGGCCGAGCTCATGCACGAGGCGCTCGACACCGTCGACGGCTCCGACCGCACGGCCGCGCTGCTGCGGTTCGTCGGGTCCGCCTCCGAGGACGACGCGCGGGCGCTGCGCGAGGCGCTCGAGGCGGTGGAGCGGTCGGCTCGTGATTCCGCGTGA
- a CDS encoding TMEM165/GDT1 family protein — MADLWAAFLVSFGVIFVAELGDKSQLMALTFATRFKAWHVILGITIATTVVHLASVAIGFGLGEALPTGWINVIAAVAFFGFAAWTWRGDSLTDDEKSKAERTTKAAVIAVGTAFFLAELGDKTMLATITLAADNDWVGVWIGSTVGMVAADALAIVVGRYLGQRLPERLIQVGASALFVLFGVWLMIEGVAELT, encoded by the coding sequence ATGGCCGACCTGTGGGCCGCGTTCCTCGTGAGCTTCGGCGTCATCTTCGTGGCCGAGCTCGGTGACAAGTCCCAGCTGATGGCGCTGACGTTCGCCACGCGGTTCAAGGCGTGGCACGTCATCCTCGGCATCACGATCGCGACGACCGTCGTGCACCTGGCGTCGGTCGCGATCGGGTTCGGGTTGGGCGAGGCGCTCCCGACCGGCTGGATCAACGTCATCGCGGCGGTCGCGTTCTTCGGTTTCGCCGCCTGGACGTGGCGGGGCGACTCGTTGACCGACGACGAGAAGAGCAAGGCCGAACGGACCACCAAGGCCGCCGTCATCGCCGTCGGCACAGCGTTCTTCCTGGCCGAGCTGGGCGACAAGACGATGCTCGCCACCATCACGCTGGCCGCCGACAACGACTGGGTCGGCGTGTGGATCGGCTCGACCGTCGGCATGGTCGCCGCGGACGCGCTGGCCATCGTCGTCGGCCGCTACCTGGGGCAGCGGCTGCCCGAGCGGCTGATCCAGGTCGGCGCCTCCGCTCTGTTCGTCCTGTTCGGTGTGTGGCTCATGATCGAGGGCGTCGCCGAGCTCACCTAG
- a CDS encoding dolichyl-phosphate-mannose--protein mannosyltransferase — translation MTQTVDAPEASETERSAAGLRARLVRPMPSDRVWGWIGPLLVGVVAAVLRLVDLGRPDKIIFDETYYAKDAYSQLLFGYSRKFTEDANERILSGDLDVFLNEPSFVVHPPVGKFIIGQGIDVFGMDPFGWRIAVALCGVATVVMLARIGRRLFRSTLLGCVAGLLLAVDGLSIVMSRTAVLDGILAMFIVAAFGCLLIDRDQMRAKYADWGESRLARGLTEPGDGPLFWWRPWRLAAGIMLGLACGTKWSGLYAVAVFGLMTVLWEIGARRAAGLRSPVLNSLLRDGPVAFLTMVVTAAFVYVVSWWGWITSSDGYHRQWATENAPSALGQLFPSWARSLWHYHSEMWRFHRDLDTPHDYMSKPWEWLYLGRPVSFDYEGYDLGQAGCEAERCSQAVLALGTPPLWWGACAALLVCLWWWFFRRDWRAGAILAGIIATWVPWLFFTDRTIFYFYAVAIVPFLVLAVTFVLGLIIGPPDASPRRRAVGVAIAGGYVLIVVAVAAWFYPIHVDQLISYDAWRARMWFSSWI, via the coding sequence GTGACCCAGACGGTTGACGCCCCAGAGGCCTCCGAGACGGAGCGCTCGGCGGCCGGCCTCCGAGCCCGCCTCGTCCGGCCGATGCCGTCCGACCGCGTCTGGGGCTGGATCGGCCCGCTGCTGGTCGGTGTGGTCGCGGCGGTGCTGCGACTGGTCGACCTCGGCCGTCCCGACAAGATCATCTTCGACGAGACGTACTACGCCAAGGACGCCTACTCGCAGCTGCTGTTCGGCTACTCGCGCAAGTTCACCGAGGACGCCAACGAGCGGATCCTCAGCGGCGACCTCGACGTCTTCCTGAACGAGCCGTCGTTCGTCGTGCACCCGCCGGTCGGCAAGTTCATCATCGGCCAGGGCATCGACGTGTTCGGCATGGACCCGTTCGGCTGGCGCATCGCCGTCGCGCTGTGCGGGGTGGCGACGGTGGTCATGCTCGCCCGCATCGGGCGGCGGCTGTTCCGCTCGACTTTGCTCGGCTGCGTCGCCGGCCTGCTGCTCGCCGTCGACGGCCTGTCGATCGTGATGAGCCGGACGGCGGTGCTCGACGGCATCCTCGCGATGTTCATCGTCGCCGCGTTCGGCTGCCTGCTGATCGACCGCGACCAGATGCGGGCGAAGTACGCCGACTGGGGCGAGTCCAGGCTGGCCCGCGGGTTGACGGAACCGGGCGACGGCCCGCTGTTCTGGTGGCGGCCGTGGCGGCTGGCAGCCGGGATCATGCTCGGCCTGGCCTGCGGCACGAAGTGGAGCGGGCTGTACGCCGTCGCCGTGTTCGGGCTGATGACGGTGTTGTGGGAGATCGGCGCGCGGCGCGCGGCCGGGCTGCGCAGCCCCGTCCTCAACTCACTGCTGCGCGACGGGCCGGTCGCGTTCCTCACGATGGTCGTCACCGCCGCGTTCGTGTACGTCGTGTCGTGGTGGGGCTGGATCACGTCGTCCGACGGCTACCACCGGCAGTGGGCCACGGAGAACGCGCCGTCGGCGCTGGGCCAGTTGTTCCCGAGCTGGGCGCGCAGCCTGTGGCACTACCACTCGGAGATGTGGCGGTTCCACCGCGACCTCGACACCCCGCACGACTACATGTCCAAGCCGTGGGAGTGGCTCTACCTCGGCCGGCCGGTGTCGTTCGACTACGAGGGGTACGACCTCGGCCAGGCCGGTTGCGAGGCCGAGCGGTGCAGTCAGGCGGTGCTCGCGCTGGGCACGCCGCCGCTGTGGTGGGGTGCGTGCGCAGCGCTGCTGGTGTGCCTGTGGTGGTGGTTCTTCCGCCGCGACTGGCGGGCCGGTGCGATCCTCGCCGGAATCATCGCGACCTGGGTGCCGTGGCTGTTCTTCACCGACCGGACGATCTTCTACTTCTACGCGGTCGCGATCGTGCCGTTCCTGGTGCTGGCCGTGACGTTCGTGCTGGGGCTGATCATCGGGCCGCCGGACGCCTCGCCGCGGCGGCGCGCCGTCGGGGTGGCGATCGCCGGTGGCTACGTCCTGATCGTCGTGGCCGTCGCCGCCTGGTTCTACCCCATCCACGTCGACCAGCTGATCTCGTACGACGCCTGGCGGGCGCGGATGTGGTTCAGCAGCTGGATCTAG
- a CDS encoding SRPBCC family protein, whose product MIDVVEQVNAVRRQVGSRTIEAGEARTVTISQTYPASVEDVWDACTNAERIPRWFSPVTGELKLGGRYQVEGNAGGTVEHCDPPKSFAVTWEFNGEVSWVEVRLTADGDERTRFELEHIALVNSTSLEFWDLYGPGAVGLGWDLAFIGLSLHFASGGEQVDPKAVEAWTMGDGGKQFVGLASERWRDANVESGFATPEAAQGAADRTTAFYTGVEAPQG is encoded by the coding sequence ATGATCGATGTCGTCGAACAGGTCAACGCCGTGCGCCGCCAGGTCGGCTCGCGGACCATCGAGGCGGGTGAGGCCCGCACCGTCACCATCAGCCAGACCTACCCGGCGTCTGTCGAGGACGTCTGGGACGCCTGCACGAACGCCGAACGCATCCCCCGCTGGTTCTCCCCGGTGACGGGCGAGCTGAAGCTCGGCGGGCGGTACCAGGTCGAGGGCAACGCCGGCGGCACCGTCGAACACTGCGACCCGCCCAAGAGCTTCGCCGTCACCTGGGAGTTCAACGGCGAGGTCAGCTGGGTCGAGGTCCGGCTCACCGCCGACGGCGACGAACGGACCCGGTTCGAGCTCGAGCACATCGCGCTGGTCAACAGCACGTCGCTGGAGTTCTGGGACCTCTACGGCCCGGGCGCGGTCGGGCTCGGCTGGGACCTCGCGTTCATCGGCCTGAGCCTGCACTTCGCCTCCGGCGGCGAGCAGGTCGACCCGAAGGCGGTCGAGGCCTGGACCATGGGCGACGGCGGCAAGCAGTTCGTCGGCCTGGCCAGCGAGCGCTGGCGTGACGCCAACGTCGAGAGTGGGTTCGCGACGCCCGAGGCCGCGCAGGGCGCCGCCGACCGGACGACCGCGTTCTACACCGGCGTCGAGGCGCCGCAGGGCTGA